From Bacillus sp. E(2018), a single genomic window includes:
- the serS gene encoding serine--tRNA ligase, with product MLDLKFVRANFEEVKEKLSARGEDLSGLDKFEALDQRRRELIGETEALKSKRNEVSKQVAEFKREKKDADHLITEMREVGDKVKTMDEELRQVEEDLHGIMLTLPNIPHESVPVGDTEDDNVPVRHWGEVPEFAFEAKPHWDIATELNIVDFERGAKVTGSRFAFYKGLGARLERALINFMMDLHEDEHGYTEVLPPYMVNRQSMTGTGQLPKFEEDAFKIREEDYFLIPTSEVPVTNMHREEILTADELPITYAAYSACFRSEAGSAGRDTRGLIRQHQFNKVELVRFVKPEDSYEELEKLTGHAEKVLQLLNLPYRVLSMCTADLGFTAAKKYDIEVYLPSYAEYREISSCSNFEDFQARRAQIRFRRDAKGKPEFVHTLNGSGLAIGRTVAAILENYQQEDGTVVIPEVLRPYMGNKEVIK from the coding sequence ATGTTAGATTTAAAATTTGTTCGTGCCAATTTTGAAGAAGTAAAAGAAAAGTTATCTGCACGTGGTGAAGACCTATCTGGATTGGATAAGTTTGAAGCATTAGATCAGCGCCGCCGTGAGTTGATTGGTGAAACGGAAGCTCTAAAATCTAAGCGTAACGAAGTATCTAAGCAAGTAGCAGAATTTAAGCGTGAGAAAAAAGACGCGGACCATCTGATCACAGAGATGCGCGAAGTAGGTGACAAGGTCAAAACGATGGATGAAGAGCTTCGTCAAGTAGAAGAAGATCTTCACGGCATCATGCTAACATTGCCTAACATCCCGCATGAAAGTGTTCCTGTTGGTGACACAGAAGACGATAACGTACCTGTACGTCACTGGGGAGAGGTTCCTGAGTTTGCTTTTGAAGCAAAACCTCACTGGGATATCGCAACTGAACTAAACATCGTTGATTTTGAACGGGGAGCAAAAGTAACAGGCAGCCGTTTCGCTTTTTATAAAGGATTAGGAGCTCGTTTAGAGCGTGCACTTATCAACTTCATGATGGATCTACATGAAGACGAGCATGGTTATACTGAAGTATTGCCTCCATACATGGTTAATCGTCAGAGCATGACAGGAACAGGTCAACTTCCAAAGTTTGAAGAAGACGCGTTCAAAATTCGTGAAGAAGACTATTTCTTGATTCCAACTTCTGAAGTACCTGTAACGAACATGCACCGAGAAGAGATTCTAACAGCTGATGAACTTCCAATCACGTATGCGGCATACAGCGCATGTTTCCGTTCTGAAGCGGGATCTGCAGGACGCGACACGCGAGGTTTGATTCGTCAGCATCAGTTTAATAAAGTAGAGCTAGTTCGCTTCGTTAAACCTGAGGATTCTTATGAAGAGCTCGAGAAGCTTACAGGACACGCTGAGAAAGTCCTTCAGCTGCTTAACCTTCCGTACCGTGTACTGAGCATGTGTACAGCGGATCTAGGTTTCACAGCAGCTAAGAAGTACGATATCGAAGTATACCTTCCAAGCTACGCAGAGTACCGCGAGATTTCTTCTTGCTCTAACTTTGAAGATTTCCAAGCGCGCCGTGCTCAAATTCGTTTCCGTCGCGATGCAAAAGGGAAGCCGGAATTCGTTCACACGCTAAACGGATCTGGACTTGCTATTGGTCGAACAGTAGCTGCTATCTTAGAGAACTACCAACAAGAAGATGGCACTGTAGTCATTCCAGAAGTTCTGCGTCCTTATATGGGCAACAAAGAAGTAATTAAGTAA